The following are encoded in a window of Sutcliffiella horikoshii genomic DNA:
- a CDS encoding VanW family protein codes for MQSLKLLAALLVCTVFIFGFSQVGTLVTNQWLPHTNSFSESTLIANAEVSNRSKTDALEKVEAAKNSWLSNGTIYLEWAGELQPFPKEAFTFYIPESVELAEDSSHNPLKVELPNGTLLEQIELLSQTSDIFSAMDTEKLKKDLEEVASHLKEGDHTFSFSDYLVDDEVMDQTNLQITLNIAGQTSISELQEVLNGKEIKLRGNEGFSIDTWLENEEMTLSDEAASVLASMLFELIAPTNFGVVERHISKELPTWANEGYEARFQKEKMDFAFTNPNTSEYTITISVNGATITGELNGAPLPFTYEVNQVEMQTLSPKTVIQYSATIPGSGTRVKETGKNGSYVQLVRTATDASGQITETLVYSEDYYAPIQRVELHALTKPVVTTDPTNPNTIGNNNGTNTNPNTNNGTNINTGSNTNIGNTNTNTNTSGTNTNTNNPTGNQNNNTGGTNSNNDTNTDGTNNNNTGLGNGNANDDYNEEPGTGSGYIGK; via the coding sequence ATGCAAAGTCTAAAACTATTGGCAGCTTTGCTAGTTTGCACAGTATTTATTTTTGGTTTTTCTCAAGTGGGAACCCTGGTCACTAATCAGTGGCTGCCGCACACCAATTCATTTTCTGAATCTACCCTTATCGCAAATGCGGAAGTGAGCAATAGATCTAAAACAGATGCGTTGGAGAAGGTGGAGGCTGCTAAAAACAGCTGGTTATCAAACGGAACAATCTACTTAGAGTGGGCGGGAGAACTTCAACCTTTCCCAAAAGAAGCTTTTACTTTTTACATTCCTGAATCGGTAGAACTTGCGGAAGACAGTTCTCATAATCCATTAAAGGTAGAACTTCCAAATGGAACATTGTTGGAACAAATTGAATTGCTCTCTCAAACTTCTGATATCTTTTCTGCCATGGATACGGAGAAATTGAAAAAGGATTTGGAAGAAGTAGCTTCTCACCTTAAAGAAGGAGATCATACTTTTTCATTTTCTGATTACCTTGTTGATGATGAAGTGATGGACCAGACAAATCTTCAAATTACGTTGAATATTGCAGGGCAAACTTCCATATCAGAACTTCAGGAAGTTTTAAATGGGAAGGAAATTAAACTTCGTGGAAATGAAGGCTTCTCCATTGATACTTGGCTAGAAAATGAAGAGATGACTTTATCTGATGAGGCTGCAAGCGTGTTGGCGTCCATGCTTTTCGAATTAATAGCACCTACCAATTTCGGTGTAGTGGAGCGGCATATTTCCAAAGAGCTTCCTACTTGGGCCAACGAGGGGTATGAAGCACGTTTTCAAAAGGAAAAGATGGATTTTGCTTTTACCAATCCAAATACGAGTGAATATACCATCACAATTTCAGTCAATGGTGCAACGATTACAGGTGAATTAAATGGGGCTCCACTTCCATTCACATATGAAGTGAATCAAGTGGAGATGCAGACCCTTTCACCTAAAACCGTTATTCAGTATTCTGCAACAATTCCAGGCTCAGGAACGCGTGTAAAAGAGACGGGCAAAAATGGTTCTTACGTTCAGCTCGTTCGAACGGCAACAGATGCTTCCGGGCAGATTACAGAAACGCTCGTTTACAGTGAAGATTATTATGCTCCAATTCAGCGAGTGGAATTACATGCATTAACTAAGCCTGTCGTTACAACAGATCCAACCAATCCGAATACAATTGGAAATAATAACGGAACAAATACAAATCCAAACACGAACAATGGCACAAACATAAATACAGGGAGCAATACCAATATCGGCAACACTAATACCAACACGAACACATCCGGTACAAATACCAATACTAACAATCCAACCGGAAACCAAAATAATAACACCGGTGGGACGAATTCGAATAATGATACCAACACAGATGGCACGAACAACAATAACACAGGATTAGGAAACGGGAATGCGAACGATGATTACAACGAAGAACCGGGAACTGGCAGTGGCTATATCGGCAAATAA
- a CDS encoding anti-sigma factor C-terminal domain-containing protein, translated as MTNDFKGKLERYDKNEMTPEEKKEFEKEMSAKEEQWMRPTLEKTKQRKILRASKWKARINTALTVIPLLLLILMISSFLTNFYYYGFSDDYSRSQKLSDVINFSQVITDPYSNKYTADTKVGMFLNMNATKELRKTVGKESYPIGEMEVNFLFSKMGIVDKKFYGKDDQLPEIHHPSLLSDYGIDSSSEWERLEMLPEGTVSTAFVTFDEVLSTEKVFEHFKGKDLDVLWFPVVTSEETGDHYPISNIGFPNYPIFHSDDWKLISKTEEKSFLGSSSSETRAAPNYVEGDTEMLHKYFKKTLRFLADYQEEFDEIQQMHGDIQIKEALSYLEDDGISHHGVVITGPTKEVLSLKEEKWIGAIQVDEVALWNWSN; from the coding sequence ATGACTAATGACTTTAAGGGAAAATTAGAACGTTATGATAAAAACGAAATGACCCCAGAAGAAAAGAAAGAGTTTGAAAAAGAAATGAGCGCCAAGGAAGAACAGTGGATGAGGCCCACCTTGGAAAAAACGAAGCAACGGAAAATATTGCGGGCGAGTAAATGGAAGGCGCGGATAAATACTGCACTTACAGTTATTCCTCTTTTACTATTAATACTCATGATTTCTTCTTTTTTAACAAACTTCTATTATTACGGATTTTCGGATGACTATAGTCGGTCGCAAAAATTAAGTGATGTTATTAATTTTTCACAAGTAATTACGGATCCTTATTCAAACAAGTACACTGCCGATACGAAAGTAGGTATGTTCTTGAATATGAATGCAACAAAGGAACTTCGTAAAACAGTAGGGAAAGAATCCTACCCTATCGGGGAAATGGAAGTTAATTTTCTGTTCTCAAAGATGGGTATTGTAGATAAGAAATTTTATGGTAAAGACGACCAACTCCCGGAGATCCATCACCCTTCCTTACTGTCAGATTACGGTATAGATTCGTCCTCTGAATGGGAAAGGCTTGAAATGCTTCCAGAGGGAACAGTTTCCACCGCTTTCGTGACTTTTGATGAGGTTCTTTCGACTGAAAAGGTGTTTGAACATTTTAAAGGAAAAGATTTGGACGTACTTTGGTTTCCCGTCGTAACATCTGAGGAAACAGGGGACCATTATCCAATATCGAACATTGGTTTTCCTAATTATCCTATTTTCCATAGCGATGATTGGAAGCTTATATCCAAAACAGAAGAGAAATCGTTCTTAGGTTCTTCAAGCTCTGAAACTCGTGCCGCACCAAATTATGTGGAAGGTGATACAGAAATGCTGCACAAATACTTTAAAAAGACACTACGTTTCTTAGCTGACTATCAAGAAGAATTCGATGAAATTCAACAGATGCATGGAGACATCCAAATAAAAGAGGCTCTCTCCTACTTAGAAGATGATGGCATCTCCCATCATGGCGTAGTCATTACCGGACCAACAAAGGAAGTACTCTCATTGAAGGAAGAAAAGTGGATAGGAGCCATTCAAGTGGACGAAGTTGCCTTATGGAATTGGAGTAACTAA
- a CDS encoding PilN domain-containing protein, which produces MMLVDIDLLPKRKSRNITTPLVYGICAFFLLFVAIILFTFSNMINNDVETAEQDLEMVQQLRMAKEEAMNRPQNSSSAQRLEDTVAWAEEYPLEMVPVMQDLIRLLPERGFIQSFSYDETGLLNLSVQFDESRDAAYFLYHLNESPQYHSIDLSSISTVEVGDEETVNVLPRYVGQYTLGFDKAAFQAMDELEEEEAEDGTETETDTETDEDGGEEL; this is translated from the coding sequence ATGATGCTAGTTGATATCGACTTATTACCAAAGAGAAAATCACGAAATATCACCACACCTCTTGTGTATGGCATTTGTGCCTTTTTCCTATTGTTTGTGGCAATCATTCTTTTTACTTTTTCTAATATGATAAATAATGATGTCGAAACGGCTGAACAGGATCTCGAGATGGTGCAGCAATTAAGGATGGCAAAAGAAGAGGCGATGAACCGTCCGCAAAATTCTTCTTCCGCGCAGCGATTGGAAGATACGGTAGCATGGGCAGAGGAGTATCCGCTGGAAATGGTTCCGGTCATGCAAGATCTAATTAGGTTGTTGCCAGAACGCGGTTTCATTCAAAGTTTTTCTTATGATGAAACAGGGCTTCTAAATCTTTCTGTTCAGTTTGACGAATCAAGAGATGCAGCTTACTTTCTCTATCATTTAAATGAATCTCCTCAATATCATTCTATCGATCTTTCATCTATTTCTACTGTTGAAGTCGGGGACGAAGAAACAGTGAATGTATTACCTAGGTATGTAGGTCAATACACACTTGGTTTTGACAAGGCTGCATTTCAGGCAATGGATGAATTAGAAGAGGAAGAAGCAGAGGACGGTACGGAGACAGAGACTGATACCGAAACCGATGAGGATGGAGGCGAAGAACTATGA
- a CDS encoding prepilin peptidase, which produces MSPIYPLFELLTAMLFVLAPLMMGWTYELIVAWTFISLLIIIVISDLHYMIIPNKILLFFLGLFIIERIFIPFQTIPDHLIGMAVGFLIPFLVAVISKGGMGGGDVKLFAVLGFVLGWELVILTFFLSSLIGMIAALIGMLLGKVKRGVPFPFAPSIALAALITYFKGEQILHWYFSLLF; this is translated from the coding sequence GTGTCTCCTATTTATCCATTATTCGAGCTTTTGACGGCTATGCTATTTGTCCTAGCTCCGCTTATGATGGGATGGACCTACGAACTGATTGTTGCTTGGACGTTCATTTCGTTGCTCATCATCATTGTTATATCAGACTTGCATTATATGATTATCCCAAATAAGATTCTGCTGTTTTTCTTAGGATTGTTTATTATCGAACGCATCTTCATTCCGTTCCAAACAATACCAGACCATCTGATTGGAATGGCGGTAGGGTTCCTTATCCCATTTTTAGTTGCCGTTATCTCTAAAGGTGGTATGGGTGGAGGGGACGTAAAGCTATTCGCTGTTTTGGGTTTTGTTTTAGGATGGGAACTTGTGATTCTAACATTTTTCCTTTCCTCTCTCATCGGCATGATTGCGGCACTTATCGGAATGCTGTTGGGAAAAGTAAAAAGAGGTGTCCCTTTCCCTTTTGCACCTTCTATCGCACTGGCAGCACTTATCACTTATTTTAAAGGGGAACAGATACTTCATTGGTATTTTAGCTTACTCTTCTAG
- a CDS encoding type II secretion system F family protein, which yields MPRFTYTGRNTAGKQTGSITSSSRREAFVMLKEKGIRVMNLEEVPESIFTKEITIGNPVKLRDFVIFLRQFSTLIRAGISVVDATNVLAQQTSSKALKRVLFDVEEEMKQGNPLSEAAAKHPKVFSTMFINMIKAGEASGALDDTLDRLATQFEKQNETRQKIVSALTYPLVLGVIAIGVVIFLLVGVVPTFVAMFSDFGADLPLITRFVLGASEWMQSFWWLFLLIVLAIVMGLMAMNKQKQTKYYIDYALLRIPIFGPLLQKAVIARLTRTLSSLFSSSVPILQAISIVEKIVENEVIARVLAASKIELEKGESLTGPMKDHWAFPPLVTQMITIGESTGSLDSMLDKIAEFYEKEVDYATDRLKSLIEPLMIVVLAVIVGTIVTSILVPMFDIFNHIQM from the coding sequence ATGCCTAGGTTCACGTATACCGGCAGAAATACAGCCGGCAAGCAAACAGGAAGCATCACAAGCAGCTCTCGCCGGGAAGCGTTTGTGATGCTAAAAGAAAAAGGAATTCGCGTAATGAATCTGGAGGAAGTTCCCGAATCCATTTTCACAAAGGAAATTACCATCGGGAATCCAGTCAAACTTCGTGACTTTGTCATCTTCCTACGCCAATTTTCTACCTTGATCCGTGCAGGGATTTCAGTGGTAGATGCGACAAATGTTCTTGCACAACAAACATCCAGTAAAGCGTTAAAACGAGTGCTATTTGATGTAGAAGAAGAGATGAAGCAAGGCAATCCGTTATCAGAAGCAGCAGCCAAGCATCCAAAAGTCTTTTCTACTATGTTTATCAACATGATCAAAGCCGGGGAAGCAAGTGGGGCGTTAGATGATACGTTAGACCGCCTTGCCACACAGTTTGAAAAGCAAAACGAGACAAGGCAAAAGATCGTGTCAGCATTAACCTATCCGTTAGTGCTCGGGGTTATCGCCATTGGCGTTGTTATCTTTTTACTTGTAGGGGTAGTACCGACATTCGTTGCGATGTTTAGCGATTTTGGAGCCGACTTGCCGTTGATTACGAGATTCGTCCTTGGGGCGAGTGAATGGATGCAGAGTTTTTGGTGGCTGTTTCTATTAATTGTTTTAGCTATCGTCATGGGACTGATGGCGATGAATAAGCAGAAGCAGACAAAGTACTACATTGACTATGCATTACTGCGCATTCCTATATTCGGGCCGCTGTTACAGAAGGCGGTTATTGCTAGGTTAACAAGGACACTCAGTTCCTTATTTTCCAGTTCGGTGCCGATCCTGCAGGCCATCTCCATTGTGGAGAAAATTGTCGAGAACGAAGTTATTGCACGCGTTCTAGCTGCTAGTAAAATAGAACTAGAAAAAGGGGAGTCCCTAACAGGTCCCATGAAAGACCATTGGGCGTTCCCGCCGCTTGTTACGCAGATGATTACGATTGGAGAAAGCACAGGATCACTTGATTCGATGCTCGATAAAATCGCCGAGTTCTATGAAAAAGAAGTAGACTACGCAACCGACAGATTAAAAAGTTTAATAGAGCCATTAATGATTGTAGTACTCGCTGTCATAGTAGGGACTATAGTCACATCTATTCTAGTTCCAATGTTCGATATTTTTAACCACATTCAAATGTAG
- a CDS encoding type IV pilus twitching motility protein PilT codes for MIEKINSWLHAAYEFKASDIHLSVGVPPVFRINGELKRYGEDTLTPEDTETLAKQMIPEFMLERFEERGELDFSYSVPGISRFRVNAYRQRNSVAIAIRIIPTRIPSLEELQLPSILQSLMDKPQGLILVTGPTGSGKSTTLASMIDFMNRTQKKHIITLEDPIEYLHRHNQCMIDQREVGIDTGSFASGLRASLRQDPDIILVGELRDLETIQTAITAAETGHLVLGTLHTTSAPSTIDRIIDVFPGPQQAQIRIQLASVLVSIVSQRLFPTIDRQGRKVATEILVNTPAVANLIRNEKIHQIQNVMQTSKAQGMHTLDMSIKRLIQQGDISRLSAESFLQESMHHA; via the coding sequence ATGATTGAAAAAATTAATAGTTGGCTACATGCCGCATATGAATTCAAGGCATCCGACATTCACCTTTCTGTCGGAGTGCCACCTGTTTTCCGTATTAATGGAGAGCTGAAGCGATACGGAGAAGACACTCTGACTCCTGAAGACACCGAAACCCTTGCAAAGCAAATGATTCCTGAATTTATGTTGGAACGCTTTGAGGAACGGGGGGAATTGGATTTTTCCTACAGTGTTCCGGGTATCTCACGCTTTCGTGTTAATGCATATAGACAACGAAACTCTGTAGCGATAGCGATACGAATTATACCGACAAGGATTCCTTCTTTGGAAGAGCTGCAACTGCCATCGATACTTCAATCTTTAATGGATAAACCTCAAGGGTTGATTCTCGTAACCGGCCCGACAGGAAGTGGTAAATCTACCACGCTGGCATCAATGATTGATTTCATGAACAGAACACAGAAAAAACATATCATCACACTCGAAGATCCGATTGAATATTTGCATCGCCATAATCAATGTATGATTGATCAACGTGAGGTTGGTATTGATACGGGAAGCTTTGCATCGGGTTTACGAGCTTCACTGCGTCAGGATCCAGATATCATTCTGGTAGGGGAATTACGTGATTTAGAAACGATTCAAACAGCGATTACAGCAGCAGAAACAGGTCATCTGGTTTTAGGTACTCTACATACGACAAGTGCACCATCTACTATTGACCGTATCATTGATGTGTTTCCTGGTCCGCAGCAAGCTCAGATTCGTATTCAGCTTGCTTCAGTGTTGGTTTCCATCGTTTCACAACGACTTTTTCCAACCATTGATAGACAGGGAAGAAAAGTGGCCACCGAGATTTTAGTCAATACACCGGCAGTGGCTAATCTTATCCGCAACGAAAAGATTCATCAAATTCAAAACGTGATGCAGACCAGCAAGGCCCAAGGGATGCACACACTTGATATGAGCATCAAAAGGCTCATCCAGCAGGGCGACATAAGCAGACTGTCAGCCGAAAGCTTCCTACAGGAGTCGATGCATCATGCCTAG
- a CDS encoding GspE/PulE family protein produces the protein MVQIRKRLGDLLVDAGIITESQLQSALKEKTREQKIGDVLLQKGYITEQQLIEVLEFQLGIPHVSLYRYPLDEKLIHLISKDFAKRNLIIPLKKEQDKLFVAMADPMDFFAMDDLRLSTGFEVEPVIATKDDILRSINKYYETTDSMDELLDGFEPNVEMKVQEEGITEDDSPIVRIVNQLLQNAVQQRASDIHIDPHETKVVVRYRIDGVLRTERTLPKHTQNVLIARIKILGKMDITEHRVPQDGRIKTNIDFHPVDVRVSTLPTVFGEKIVMRILDMSSALNDISQLGFNKKNNERFMDLIHRPTGIILITGPTGSGKSSTLYAALNHLNSEEINIITVEDPVEYQLEGINQIQVNTNVGMTFAKGLRAILRQDPNVIMVGEIRDRETAEVAIRASLTGHLVLSTLHTNDSISTITRLIDMKVEPFLVASSINGVLAQRLVRKVCRDCSKMEEPTAREIEIFAKRGLTVEKVPRGKGCGTCNMTGYKGRLAIHELLVINDKMKKMIMNNESVSNIRELAYEQDTVFLIDDGLEKVKMGLTTTEEILRVALSE, from the coding sequence ATGGTACAAATCAGAAAAAGACTTGGTGACCTGCTAGTTGATGCCGGGATCATCACAGAAAGTCAATTGCAAAGCGCATTAAAAGAAAAAACTCGTGAACAAAAAATTGGAGATGTCCTGCTTCAAAAAGGATATATCACCGAACAGCAACTAATTGAGGTATTGGAATTCCAATTAGGGATACCGCATGTCAGCTTGTATCGTTATCCGCTTGATGAAAAACTGATCCACTTAATCTCCAAGGACTTTGCGAAAAGAAACCTAATCATTCCATTGAAAAAGGAACAGGATAAGCTCTTTGTCGCAATGGCAGATCCGATGGATTTCTTTGCTATGGATGACTTGCGTTTATCCACAGGATTTGAAGTGGAGCCTGTAATTGCAACAAAGGATGACATTCTCCGTTCCATCAATAAATATTATGAAACAACCGACTCCATGGACGAGCTATTGGATGGTTTTGAACCAAATGTAGAGATGAAGGTGCAGGAAGAGGGTATCACAGAAGATGATTCTCCCATTGTACGGATTGTAAATCAGCTTCTTCAAAATGCGGTTCAGCAAAGAGCAAGTGATATTCATATCGATCCTCATGAAACAAAAGTAGTGGTGCGCTACCGTATTGACGGTGTGCTTCGAACCGAAAGGACTTTACCAAAACACACGCAAAACGTATTGATAGCAAGAATCAAGATACTTGGAAAAATGGATATTACTGAACACCGCGTACCGCAGGACGGGAGAATCAAAACGAATATTGATTTTCATCCGGTCGATGTTCGTGTATCTACATTGCCTACCGTTTTCGGAGAGAAGATTGTAATGCGTATTCTCGATATGAGCAGCGCTTTAAACGACATTTCTCAGTTAGGGTTCAATAAAAAGAACAACGAGCGGTTCATGGATCTAATTCATCGCCCGACCGGTATTATCCTGATTACTGGTCCGACTGGTTCCGGAAAATCCTCGACGCTCTATGCAGCGTTAAATCACTTGAACAGTGAAGAAATCAACATCATTACCGTCGAAGATCCTGTTGAGTACCAGCTGGAGGGAATCAATCAGATTCAAGTGAATACCAATGTTGGAATGACCTTTGCCAAGGGACTCCGTGCTATTCTCCGTCAAGATCCCAATGTGATCATGGTAGGGGAGATTCGTGACAGAGAGACAGCAGAAGTGGCCATTCGTGCTTCCTTAACAGGACACCTAGTATTAAGCACCTTACATACCAATGATTCAATCAGTACTATCACGAGATTGATTGATATGAAGGTAGAGCCATTCCTTGTGGCATCATCCATCAATGGTGTGCTTGCTCAGCGTTTGGTCAGGAAAGTATGCCGTGATTGTTCAAAAATGGAGGAGCCAACAGCAAGGGAGATTGAAATTTTCGCAAAACGGGGTTTGACTGTCGAAAAGGTACCGCGTGGAAAAGGCTGCGGAACGTGCAATATGACAGGCTACAAAGGACGTCTTGCCATCCATGAGCTGTTAGTCATCAATGACAAAATGAAGAAAATGATCATGAACAACGAATCCGTTTCAAACATTCGTGAACTGGCGTATGAACAAGATACCGTTTTTTTAATAGACGATGGATTAGAAAAAGTAAAAATGGGATTAACGACAACAGAGGAAATATTGCGTGTCGCTTTATCGGAGTAG
- the pilM gene encoding type IV pilus biogenesis protein PilM: MEFSFLQPKQNNFINIIVRDHVIRMVELKSLDPLTVKRTNERFLPPNIVRDGKIVDENIFRLILGECVEDWGLKRKHVRFVVPDQYVVTRKLTIPSNIMDDEIIGHLYLELGSTIHLPFEDPVFDVHVLHRSEKTELVLFASPEEVVTQMSNLLEESKLKPAAADVSALCLYRLYYEFGQRNEQDHLLVVHFDVSCITLSIFVNHVPVFMRTVAFPQDMKVWEVSVSNTQLEWAGDIVQFNVFLEDFIVEVERIMSFFRYSLNQGNEEINRILLHGDHPNLPLILSKLREKISVKVDTFEQDVYTQDQDTVDPKYYYSLGLALKEVQ, translated from the coding sequence ATGGAATTTTCGTTTCTGCAACCAAAGCAAAACAACTTCATAAATATTATTGTCCGTGACCATGTTATTCGAATGGTAGAGTTGAAGAGTTTAGATCCTCTCACTGTTAAACGTACAAATGAGCGATTTTTGCCGCCAAATATTGTCCGTGATGGAAAGATTGTCGATGAAAATATATTTCGTCTAATTTTAGGGGAATGTGTGGAAGACTGGGGACTGAAACGCAAGCATGTTCGCTTTGTCGTGCCAGATCAATACGTCGTCACTCGAAAATTGACCATCCCGTCTAACATTATGGACGATGAGATCATTGGTCACTTGTATTTGGAGTTAGGTTCCACCATTCACTTACCTTTTGAGGATCCGGTATTTGATGTTCATGTTCTTCATCGCTCGGAAAAGACGGAGCTTGTGCTCTTTGCTTCTCCTGAAGAAGTGGTAACACAGATGTCCAACTTACTCGAAGAAAGTAAACTTAAGCCGGCTGCAGCAGATGTTTCCGCGCTTTGTCTGTATCGCCTTTATTATGAATTTGGTCAGCGTAATGAACAGGATCATTTATTAGTCGTTCATTTTGACGTGAGCTGTATTACTCTGAGCATCTTCGTGAATCATGTTCCTGTGTTTATGAGGACCGTGGCCTTTCCGCAAGATATGAAGGTTTGGGAAGTATCGGTTAGCAATACGCAGTTAGAGTGGGCTGGGGATATTGTTCAATTCAATGTGTTTTTAGAGGATTTTATCGTAGAAGTGGAGCGTATCATGAGTTTCTTCCGTTACTCCTTGAATCAAGGAAATGAAGAAATTAATCGAATACTCCTTCATGGCGATCATCCTAACCTTCCTTTAATATTATCAAAGCTGAGAGAAAAGATTTCAGTAAAAGTAGATACGTTTGAGCAGGATGTTTATACACAAGACCAAGATACGGTTGACCCGAAATACTACTATTCTTTAGGGTTGGCATTAAAAGAGGTGCAATGA
- a CDS encoding pilus assembly protein PilO, translating into MMIELERKHYVLLSTCVLLIVLGIAGFYYLSYAPKEVRAEQLQQEKAIEEQLIQVLEQQEETAQANGNTTVELQRKIPVTPFLEQLILELEKAEVLSESTIVNMSFGEGEFVPATTTLEEYETMHDEEEGTVQEEAYLPEGLKKVTVNLSVESETYEDLSAFLTSLESLTRITQVESVSFTGQPEVTSTEQELQPLTYSVTLSAFYHPELEDLIEELPPLSVPEPGNRVNPFIDND; encoded by the coding sequence ATGATGATTGAACTAGAGCGAAAACATTATGTTCTTTTAAGCACCTGTGTTCTCCTCATTGTATTAGGAATTGCAGGCTTCTATTATTTATCCTATGCACCAAAGGAAGTTCGGGCTGAACAGCTTCAACAAGAAAAAGCAATTGAAGAGCAGCTTATTCAAGTGTTAGAGCAACAAGAAGAAACCGCGCAGGCTAATGGAAATACAACGGTAGAATTACAGCGTAAGATTCCGGTTACCCCTTTTTTAGAACAGCTCATCTTGGAATTGGAGAAAGCAGAAGTGCTGTCTGAGAGTACGATTGTCAATATGTCTTTTGGGGAAGGGGAATTTGTCCCTGCAACAACTACTCTAGAAGAATATGAGACGATGCATGATGAAGAGGAAGGGACAGTGCAAGAAGAAGCTTACCTTCCTGAAGGGTTAAAAAAAGTGACGGTCAACCTGTCTGTTGAATCGGAAACTTATGAAGACCTCTCTGCTTTTTTAACTTCTTTGGAAAGTTTAACTAGAATTACCCAAGTTGAATCAGTGAGCTTCACTGGTCAGCCGGAAGTGACTTCAACCGAACAGGAACTGCAACCATTAACGTATTCCGTTACTCTTTCAGCTTTCTACCATCCAGAGTTGGAGGATTTAATCGAGGAACTTCCGCCTTTATCCGTTCCTGAACCTGGGAACCGGGTAAATCCATTTATCGACAATGACTAA
- a CDS encoding sigma-70 family RNA polymerase sigma factor yields MKQSIDDIYEEHMQDIFRYLLSLCREHHLAEDLVQETFLRAYLYLENYRGEDVKPWLFRIAHNVLIDHYRKHKRTIVKEQGFFQRLFGKGKGTEQEVLLKSEVAEVMDAISTLNEQQAQAILLFDYHSLTYKEAAEAMGVTDTYFKVLLYRARQKVRSIRGKENEKND; encoded by the coding sequence ATGAAACAGTCTATTGATGATATTTACGAAGAGCATATGCAGGATATTTTCCGGTACCTCCTTTCTTTATGCAGGGAGCATCATCTTGCGGAAGATCTTGTACAGGAAACTTTTTTGAGGGCTTATTTATATTTGGAAAATTACCGGGGTGAGGACGTGAAGCCTTGGTTGTTCCGGATCGCTCATAATGTATTAATTGATCATTATCGTAAGCATAAGCGGACCATTGTGAAGGAACAAGGCTTTTTCCAACGGCTATTTGGCAAAGGGAAAGGAACAGAGCAGGAAGTCCTCTTGAAATCAGAGGTTGCAGAAGTCATGGATGCGATTAGCACTCTCAATGAGCAGCAGGCGCAAGCGATTCTCCTCTTTGATTATCACAGCCTCACCTATAAGGAAGCGGCAGAAGCCATGGGCGTAACAGATACATATTTTAAAGTGCTGCTTTATCGTGCACGCCAAAAAGTAAGAAGTATTCGAGGAAAGGAGAACGAAAAAAATGACTAA
- a CDS encoding type II secretion system protein, with the protein MLQKCRNMLRNEKGLTLIELLAVVVILGIIAAIAIPSIGNIIENSRKDAQIAVGQQAMNATRLALLDDSVTSLTSPVDQDDLANYLENFDDGKYTVSVTFDADNKVTGVTVTRTGGDPITLDENGKPVVDEDEDDEV; encoded by the coding sequence ATGTTACAAAAATGTAGAAATATGCTTCGGAACGAAAAAGGACTAACATTGATCGAATTACTTGCTGTTGTTGTTATTTTGGGGATTATCGCTGCGATTGCTATACCGAGTATAGGGAATATTATTGAAAACAGTAGAAAGGATGCACAAATCGCTGTGGGCCAACAAGCAATGAATGCTACACGCTTAGCATTATTGGATGATTCAGTAACTTCATTAACAAGTCCTGTAGACCAAGATGACTTAGCAAATTACTTAGAAAACTTTGATGATGGTAAATATACTGTAAGTGTAACATTTGATGCAGATAATAAAGTTACTGGAGTAACTGTTACTCGTACAGGTGGAGACCCAATTACTCTTGACGAAAATGGGAAACCAGTAGTTGATGAGGATGAAGATGATGAAGTATAA